From Novipirellula galeiformis, the proteins below share one genomic window:
- a CDS encoding carboxylesterase family protein, whose product MAEEPYEELSIQYSGGDYQDETFRYRLMKPETIEQGKSYPLVLFLHGAGERGDDNAAQLAYLPREMASETNRKAFPCFVLAPQCRKGKKWVDVDWSDASAAAMPESPSHMMNTAIKMMKRTIDENPVDTSRVYVTGLSMGGYGSWDLAARHPEWFAAAIIVCGGGDDKQAAKLAELPIWVFHGDADKGVPVERSRNMVAAIKDAGGKKIKYSELPGVGHNSWNHAYSEESGAIPWMFDQKRAK is encoded by the coding sequence ATGGCTGAAGAACCCTACGAAGAATTGAGTATCCAGTACAGCGGTGGCGATTATCAGGATGAGACGTTCCGATACCGATTGATGAAACCAGAGACAATCGAACAAGGCAAGTCGTATCCGCTCGTGCTGTTTCTACACGGTGCCGGAGAACGCGGTGACGATAACGCAGCTCAATTGGCTTACTTGCCCCGCGAAATGGCGAGTGAAACGAATCGCAAAGCGTTCCCCTGCTTTGTCTTGGCCCCCCAATGTCGCAAAGGGAAAAAGTGGGTCGATGTCGATTGGAGCGACGCATCGGCCGCCGCGATGCCTGAGTCGCCTTCGCACATGATGAATACGGCAATCAAAATGATGAAGCGGACCATCGATGAGAACCCCGTCGATACGTCACGGGTTTACGTCACGGGATTGTCCATGGGCGGGTACGGTTCTTGGGATCTCGCCGCACGCCACCCCGAGTGGTTTGCTGCCGCGATCATTGTGTGCGGTGGCGGTGACGACAAGCAAGCCGCGAAGTTGGCCGAGTTGCCGATTTGGGTGTTTCATGGCGATGCCGATAAAGGGGTGCCCGTAGAACGCTCGCGGAACATGGTTGCAGCCATCAAGGACGCCGGAGGGAAAAAAATCAAGTACAGCGAGTTGCCAGGCGTGGGGCATAATAGTTGGAATCACGCCTACTCGGAGGAATCCGGTGCGATCCCTTGGATGTTCGATCAGAAACGAGCGAAATAG
- a CDS encoding alpha/beta hydrolase family protein, which produces MSIMVLRPFRLVVTAFVAILFATTLPVLAQPVASEAVSVADDLATDLRSQGISFQTGTFQGFTQIAFQLEGVDCKMVCPKTVAAGKPWVWRARFWGHEPQFDRAMLERGWHVCYCDVGGLFGADPAIERWDAFYSLTQKLGLHAKPFLEGMSRGGLIVLRWASEHPNQVSGIYVDNAVMDIRSWPGGKGAGKGSARDWAQCLKVYGMTDAQSVEFADGPLDRVQPLVDAGVPIFVLINEADDVVPPAENGDRLIAEYKKRGGPIVEMRRAGLGHHPHSLKDPSAIVDFAVAAVNRP; this is translated from the coding sequence ATGAGCATCATGGTCCTGCGTCCGTTTCGATTGGTTGTGACTGCGTTTGTAGCAATCTTATTTGCGACGACGTTGCCTGTCCTTGCCCAACCAGTCGCAAGTGAAGCGGTTTCGGTTGCCGACGACTTGGCGACCGATCTTCGATCCCAAGGCATTTCGTTTCAAACGGGAACCTTCCAAGGTTTCACACAAATTGCCTTCCAACTGGAGGGTGTCGATTGCAAAATGGTCTGTCCGAAAACGGTGGCTGCCGGAAAGCCGTGGGTTTGGCGGGCGCGATTCTGGGGACATGAACCACAGTTCGATCGTGCGATGCTCGAGCGAGGCTGGCACGTGTGCTATTGCGACGTCGGAGGGCTGTTTGGTGCCGATCCCGCAATCGAGCGTTGGGATGCTTTTTATTCGCTAACTCAAAAGCTAGGACTGCATGCGAAACCGTTTCTCGAAGGGATGAGTCGCGGAGGGTTGATCGTGTTGCGTTGGGCCAGCGAACATCCCAACCAAGTCAGCGGCATTTACGTCGATAATGCGGTGATGGATATTCGCTCGTGGCCTGGTGGCAAGGGAGCCGGAAAAGGTTCTGCTCGCGATTGGGCCCAGTGTTTGAAGGTCTACGGGATGACCGATGCCCAATCGGTTGAGTTTGCCGATGGGCCGCTCGATCGGGTACAACCGCTGGTCGATGCGGGCGTTCCCATTTTTGTGTTGATCAACGAAGCCGACGATGTCGTGCCGCCCGCCGAGAACGGAGATCGGCTGATTGCCGAATACAAAAAACGAGGGGGCCCGATCGTCGAGATGCGGCGTGCAGGACTCGGCCATCATCCGCACAGCTTGAAGGATCCGTCGGCGATCGTCGACTTTGCGGTCGCCGCCGTTAACCGCCCGTAA
- a CDS encoding DUF4962 domain-containing protein: MRSILACLVPLSCFLSCSVALSVETLDERPATSKEWGYRPEQGTVSVVNPPSFSWRPQTGVVSWEIECARDPKFTTIQYSADDITMNVHCPPRVLPPGDYSWRYRGILKSGAPTNWSRSRTFTIQSDAVAMPLPSRQELLARIPQSHPRLFVRPEQIPQLRDLARGSMQPQYEKLVAQCDALLARPPATTEPPKYGPEVVRNSDPWRKIWWGNRTYTIKALDGAATLGFTHQLGGKEEYGQLAKKILLECAQWDPLGATGYRYNDEAGMPYAYYFARTYTFIHDLLSEEERELCRQVMKIRGDEMYRHLHPRHLWQPYSSHSNRAWHFLGEVGIAMLGEVEGADDWVWFAMNVFHNVYPVWSDDQGGWHEGFVYWKSYLDRFTWWADVMRGAMEINAFDKPYFSQIGYYPMYLLPPGKVGGGFGDRNASQTAASAVSLVSQLAQQASNAHWLWYVQQMGGPIPKSGYIGFVRGAIPPITAQPPRDLPTSRVFRGIGQAVLNSTLENAADDVQVVFKSSPFGTQSHGYEANNSFLLWAYGQRLLVRSGYRDSYGTEHHKNWMWSTRSVNNITVDGAGQLPHSASSQGKITSFETSPAIDVVVGEAGEAYRTGSGKPRLDRYTRTIVFIKPELILIYDRLEAPNDSTFEYWLHATKKFSVNDQFDINLQVEDVGCAVSLLAPSGLTFSQTDQYDPNPRPRIKLREWHLTATTPTKAKSVEFVALYRPFRQGQQPPSEQQLRKIEGGYVLTAELTDGQVVALLPTDDSASLSAEGLSSDGTIVVQKRRANGSVVETVAVANK; the protein is encoded by the coding sequence ATGCGAAGTATCCTAGCGTGCCTTGTTCCATTGAGCTGTTTCTTGAGCTGCAGTGTCGCGTTGTCGGTGGAAACGTTGGATGAACGTCCGGCGACAAGCAAAGAGTGGGGATATCGGCCGGAGCAGGGCACGGTCTCGGTTGTGAATCCGCCGAGCTTCAGTTGGCGTCCGCAAACCGGTGTCGTGTCTTGGGAAATCGAGTGTGCCCGCGACCCCAAATTTACGACGATCCAATACAGCGCCGACGACATCACGATGAATGTGCATTGTCCGCCACGTGTCCTTCCGCCGGGCGACTACTCGTGGCGTTATCGCGGGATCCTGAAATCCGGCGCCCCCACAAACTGGAGTCGTTCAAGAACCTTCACGATCCAAAGCGACGCCGTGGCGATGCCGCTGCCGTCGCGTCAAGAGTTACTCGCTCGAATTCCCCAATCACACCCGCGATTGTTCGTCCGCCCTGAACAAATCCCACAATTACGTGATTTAGCGCGTGGCTCGATGCAACCGCAATACGAGAAATTGGTCGCCCAGTGCGACGCGTTGCTGGCCCGCCCGCCCGCCACCACCGAGCCTCCGAAGTATGGTCCCGAGGTGGTCCGCAACAGCGATCCGTGGCGCAAAATCTGGTGGGGCAACCGGACCTATACGATCAAAGCGCTCGATGGCGCGGCGACGCTCGGGTTCACGCATCAGTTGGGCGGCAAGGAAGAGTACGGACAACTCGCCAAAAAGATCCTGCTAGAGTGTGCCCAGTGGGATCCGCTCGGTGCGACCGGTTATCGCTACAACGACGAGGCGGGAATGCCGTATGCTTATTACTTCGCTCGCACTTACACGTTCATCCATGACTTGCTCAGCGAAGAAGAGCGAGAGCTTTGCCGCCAAGTGATGAAGATTCGTGGCGACGAGATGTACCGCCACCTCCACCCTCGACATCTTTGGCAACCCTATTCGAGCCATAGCAACCGCGCTTGGCATTTTCTCGGCGAGGTGGGTATCGCAATGCTCGGCGAAGTCGAAGGCGCCGACGATTGGGTGTGGTTCGCGATGAACGTCTTTCATAACGTCTATCCCGTATGGTCGGACGATCAGGGCGGTTGGCACGAAGGTTTCGTTTACTGGAAAAGCTATCTCGATCGCTTCACTTGGTGGGCGGACGTGATGCGTGGCGCCATGGAGATCAACGCCTTCGACAAACCTTATTTCTCACAGATCGGTTACTACCCGATGTACTTGTTGCCGCCGGGGAAAGTGGGTGGCGGCTTCGGCGACAGGAACGCGTCGCAAACGGCGGCCAGCGCGGTCTCATTGGTCAGCCAACTGGCCCAGCAAGCCTCCAATGCGCACTGGCTATGGTACGTCCAACAGATGGGCGGGCCGATCCCCAAGTCGGGATACATCGGTTTTGTCCGTGGAGCGATTCCGCCGATTACCGCCCAACCGCCGCGTGATTTGCCCACCTCGCGGGTCTTTCGGGGGATCGGCCAAGCGGTGCTAAATTCGACGCTTGAAAACGCGGCAGACGACGTTCAAGTCGTGTTCAAATCGAGCCCGTTTGGGACGCAGTCGCATGGCTACGAAGCGAACAACTCGTTCTTGTTGTGGGCCTATGGCCAACGCTTGCTGGTGCGCAGCGGCTACCGCGACAGCTACGGCACCGAACATCATAAAAACTGGATGTGGAGCACGCGGAGCGTTAACAACATTACCGTCGACGGAGCGGGACAATTGCCACACTCCGCGTCATCGCAAGGAAAGATCACTTCTTTTGAGACGTCCCCTGCGATCGATGTCGTCGTCGGCGAAGCGGGCGAGGCCTACCGGACCGGCTCAGGCAAACCACGGCTGGATCGTTACACGCGTACCATCGTGTTCATCAAACCGGAACTTATCCTGATTTATGACCGATTGGAGGCTCCAAACGATTCGACGTTTGAGTACTGGCTGCACGCGACGAAGAAGTTTTCGGTCAACGATCAATTCGATATCAATCTGCAGGTCGAAGACGTTGGTTGTGCCGTGTCGTTACTCGCACCCTCAGGGCTGACGTTTTCACAGACCGACCAGTACGATCCGAACCCGCGGCCTCGCATCAAACTCCGCGAATGGCACTTAACGGCGACGACGCCGACCAAGGCCAAGTCAGTCGAGTTTGTCGCCCTGTATCGACCTTTTCGTCAGGGCCAGCAACCCCCAAGCGAGCAACAGCTGCGCAAGATCGAAGGGGGCTACGTGTTGACGGCTGAATTGACCGACGGTCAAGTCGTGGCATTGTTACCGACGGATGATTCCGCGTCACTTTCAGCCGAAGGCCTGTCGTCCGACGGCACGATCGTCGTACAGAAAAGACGTGCCAATGGTAGCGTCGTCGAAACAGTGGCGGTGGCGAACAAGTGA
- a CDS encoding MotA/TolQ/ExbB proton channel family protein: protein MNALNHNPNRLHRMALAVVVVMFVTLTLDALVVRSQDPSDIRIDTSEIQSVLNDSPAAAEASVDEPSPIDLLSLISRGGRFMIPIGLMSLLVVALAAERILTLRENKIIPRTLVMELRAISEPAENFNPNIAFHTCNDFPSPAATAIRAMLLRTGQPIGEIENAAKETIQREADGHAAPIRWLNLAAAATPLMGLLGTVWGMIVAFHESTTLTADRSRSEQLSEGIYTALVTTLAGLIVAIPAAMFAQYLENRLAKLFNQIEELAFELAPRMAPLVGRRRLDNQGTMHSMDRVKSNHEPARPPAPPVPQKMRSEAKPG from the coding sequence GTGAATGCACTGAATCACAATCCGAATCGTTTACACCGCATGGCGTTGGCCGTGGTTGTGGTGATGTTCGTGACGCTCACGCTCGACGCGTTGGTCGTGCGCAGCCAGGACCCGAGCGACATTCGCATTGACACGTCCGAGATTCAATCGGTGCTGAACGATTCCCCCGCCGCGGCGGAAGCGAGCGTGGATGAGCCTTCGCCGATCGATCTGTTGTCGTTGATCAGCCGTGGCGGGCGCTTCATGATCCCGATTGGATTGATGAGTTTGTTGGTCGTGGCGCTCGCGGCCGAACGCATTTTGACCTTGCGAGAAAACAAAATCATTCCGCGTACCTTGGTGATGGAATTGCGGGCGATCTCCGAGCCGGCGGAGAACTTCAATCCCAACATCGCCTTTCATACCTGCAACGATTTCCCCTCGCCCGCGGCGACCGCCATCCGCGCGATGTTGTTGCGCACCGGGCAACCCATTGGCGAGATCGAAAATGCCGCGAAAGAAACGATCCAACGCGAAGCCGATGGACACGCCGCTCCGATTCGTTGGTTGAACTTAGCGGCCGCGGCAACTCCCTTGATGGGATTGCTCGGAACGGTGTGGGGCATGATTGTCGCGTTTCATGAATCGACCACATTGACGGCGGACCGCAGCCGTAGCGAACAACTTTCCGAAGGCATTTACACGGCATTGGTAACGACCCTTGCGGGGTTAATCGTGGCGATTCCCGCAGCGATGTTTGCTCAATACTTGGAAAACCGCTTAGCCAAACTGTTCAATCAAATCGAAGAGCTCGCCTTCGAATTGGCTCCTCGGATGGCGCCCTTGGTGGGTCGCCGCAGACTCGACAACCAGGGAACGATGCACAGCATGGATCGCGTGAAATCGAATCATGAACCGGCACGCCCTCCGGCACCACCGGTTCCTCAAAAAATGCGTAGTGAGGCGAAGCCGGGTTAA
- a CDS encoding FG-GAP repeat domain-containing protein produces the protein MILRLLFAVTMVTLFSRLSHAEVPAFEKVVLDAKIGNVCYAVTAADVNHDGKMDAVAISENEVVWYENPTWTRHSMIKDAVPKDNVCIAAHDIDGDGLVDFALGAGWPKNGGTIHWIRRGDTLKDPWHVFNISSEPWTHRMRWADVLGQGSPQLVVTPLNAVDGNGIRLLAFPIPRDPKSGQWKPVVIDGTLNRAHNHWHLPSRDGEAEQTLTASAEGITWIRKSESAGFQVTRIASGAEGDSPAQQGSGEIKTGRLSASLSMIATIEPMHGNQVVVYLGAHATDPKPKRIVLDDTFSQGHAVWCADLDGDGRDEVIAAYRTPGNGPVPGPGIFIYRANDASGTEWTRTTLDPMMACEDLWCDDFNGDGKIDILAGGRTTHDVNLYLNLSASQ, from the coding sequence ATGATCCTTCGGCTCCTGTTCGCAGTCACGATGGTCACGTTGTTTTCGAGGCTCAGTCACGCCGAGGTGCCTGCATTCGAGAAAGTGGTACTCGATGCCAAGATTGGTAATGTGTGTTACGCCGTCACCGCAGCCGATGTGAACCACGATGGAAAAATGGATGCTGTCGCGATCAGCGAAAACGAGGTGGTGTGGTACGAGAATCCGACGTGGACGCGGCACTCGATGATCAAAGATGCCGTCCCGAAAGACAATGTCTGCATTGCCGCGCATGACATTGACGGCGATGGTCTCGTCGATTTTGCCCTCGGGGCGGGTTGGCCGAAAAACGGCGGTACGATTCATTGGATCCGTCGCGGCGACACGCTCAAAGATCCTTGGCACGTATTCAACATCTCCTCCGAACCATGGACGCACCGCATGCGTTGGGCAGATGTACTCGGACAAGGAAGCCCACAATTGGTCGTCACTCCGTTAAACGCGGTCGATGGCAATGGCATTCGCCTGCTCGCCTTTCCCATCCCGCGCGATCCGAAATCGGGGCAATGGAAACCGGTCGTCATCGACGGCACGCTGAATCGTGCTCATAACCATTGGCATTTGCCCTCCCGAGACGGCGAGGCCGAGCAAACGTTAACGGCGAGCGCCGAAGGCATCACTTGGATTCGCAAATCAGAGTCTGCGGGGTTCCAAGTGACGCGAATTGCCTCCGGCGCCGAAGGCGATTCCCCCGCACAACAAGGTAGCGGCGAAATCAAAACAGGACGCCTGTCGGCATCCCTATCGATGATCGCCACGATCGAACCGATGCACGGCAATCAAGTGGTCGTTTACCTCGGTGCGCATGCGACCGATCCCAAGCCGAAACGCATCGTCTTGGACGACACCTTCTCCCAAGGCCATGCAGTTTGGTGTGCCGATTTAGATGGCGATGGCCGCGATGAAGTGATCGCAGCGTACCGCACCCCTGGGAACGGCCCGGTCCCAGGTCCCGGCATCTTCATCTATCGCGCTAACGATGCAAGCGGCACCGAGTGGACTCGCACCACGCTCGATCCGATGATGGCTTGCGAAGATTTGTGGTGCGACGATTTCAACGGCGATGGAAAGATTGATATTTTGGCCGGCGGACGGACCACCCACGACGTCAATCTTTATCTCAATTTGTCCGCATCCCAATAA
- a CDS encoding 3-keto-disaccharide hydrolase, which produces MLRCLNDVINVRYALSGVVLCFAAFANAQETKPSESAESAPAVRPFIDDSAPGWRSLVEADFTKVNSADDTWTWVDGVLHCTGKPVSVMRTKEPMKNFELVVEWMHEKPAGNSGVFVWTTPESIEKLTEAGKPGLPAGVEVQILDHGFTEMMKARGQKTDWFGTNGDVFAVRVKMTPFPPLSPNGSRSFPRKHLANGHGQWNQYYIRAINGEVRLWVNGEEVSGGTAIEPSEGYLCLESEGSPIQFRKLRIRQLP; this is translated from the coding sequence ATGCTGCGATGTTTGAATGACGTTATTAACGTCCGCTACGCGTTGAGTGGCGTTGTTTTGTGTTTTGCAGCGTTTGCAAACGCTCAGGAAACCAAGCCATCGGAGTCTGCGGAATCGGCTCCGGCGGTTCGTCCCTTTATCGACGACAGTGCGCCGGGTTGGCGATCGTTGGTCGAAGCCGATTTCACGAAGGTGAACAGCGCCGACGACACCTGGACTTGGGTCGATGGCGTTTTGCACTGCACCGGCAAACCGGTTAGCGTGATGCGTACCAAGGAGCCGATGAAAAACTTTGAGCTGGTCGTCGAATGGATGCATGAAAAGCCCGCAGGCAACTCAGGTGTGTTCGTTTGGACTACCCCCGAGTCCATCGAAAAGTTGACCGAGGCTGGCAAGCCTGGCTTGCCAGCGGGAGTCGAAGTTCAAATTCTCGATCACGGCTTTACCGAAATGATGAAAGCGCGAGGCCAGAAAACCGATTGGTTCGGAACCAACGGAGATGTGTTCGCCGTCAGGGTCAAGATGACTCCGTTTCCACCTCTTTCACCCAATGGTAGTCGCAGTTTTCCTCGCAAACATCTTGCCAACGGGCATGGCCAGTGGAATCAATACTACATTCGGGCGATCAACGGCGAAGTCCGGTTGTGGGTCAATGGCGAAGAGGTCTCCGGAGGCACCGCGATTGAGCCTTCCGAAGGATACCTGTGTTTGGAAAGCGAAGGATCGCCGATTCAATTTCGTAAACTCCGCATCCGCCAATTGCCGTAA
- a CDS encoding tetratricopeptide repeat protein — protein MFHTQVVFNLFRINRLAIDFVHFFRQPMLGLLAGIAFLSSPCFDLIAAAKESSEESIAAYADAANFQTNGAIGLAIESWNAFLKEYPDDPMASKAAHFLGVCYMQQEAPDYAAASKSFAQALQDSDYELREESLVNQGWCLYSSAGDAPNRDQDRLRESIATFETLRKEFPQSSFLDRALFYSGEAAYGLGDAKKAIANYDQLLALPTAKESPLRCDALYARGIAYEELDQYDNAVASFRQLLSSCEKSDLVTDVHLRIGDTAILKKEYKQAIESFDAAMKSTENKDDLSYALFRQAFALVQANQPGEAAKKYEQLLKDYPDSSYTASATLASAQSTYRSGDIEEAAKRFQRVLEQKNPTASTEAAHWLARIHLGKGDSAKALEVIRGQLERGAEGKFVATLKLDLGEALSMTPDTMKESLAAFEQAYRDAPDDELAPRALYNAAFSALQINEPKRAIELASEFLKKFPDDTLTLDVLFVEAESHFILGDTGTAADKFKALVKKSDAGDTSQRPLWILRAATALNAANRAQETLSLFKEQSAPLPEKAQQAEAQLLLGQAYLMTENPSDSAKAFQASHDADPSWPRASEALLMAGQALFAAGDTKAAQTAWTTIIDQDSKSRMADQARFKLAQLASTQKDVAEASRLYDEIVASGADPGLMPYAYYGRARLLMEHGKHKEAMTSLDTLLKDYATHAIRSEALLARGISERNLGELEAARKDLEAFLELKPSGLNLGHVLYELALIDQKEKHPAKAATHLERLVAEVPNYPDFDKVLYELGWSYRESEKQDAAVETFTKLIARSPTSPLSGEAAYFVGQHAYENKNWDEAAKYFLTSAEQTTDPKLAEKAFYRLGWSRFKEARFDEAEKAFQQQAEKHPDGTLAFDALMMVGECRFNEGKHEAALAGYAAARKQIQDKEETAKSLRDPADRQAREIVLLHGGQSAAQLKKWDDAIAWYDELRERFPATHYLAQVFYETGFAYQQTGNNDKALQMFGEVADNYRNEVAARARFMIGEIHFANRRLDLAIPEFQKVMYGFGAEQAPEPIKNWQAKSGFEAGRCSELLIQQAQTPAAKQKSFDFAVRFFQYVIAKHPQHELAEKAKTQLEALKK, from the coding sequence GTGTTCCATACACAGGTCGTCTTCAACCTGTTCCGAATCAATCGTCTCGCGATTGATTTCGTGCATTTTTTCCGGCAACCGATGCTTGGTTTGCTTGCTGGCATCGCCTTTCTGAGCTCCCCATGCTTTGACCTCATTGCCGCTGCCAAAGAATCCTCGGAAGAGTCGATCGCGGCTTACGCGGATGCGGCAAACTTTCAAACCAATGGTGCGATCGGGCTGGCGATTGAGAGCTGGAACGCCTTTTTGAAGGAGTACCCGGATGACCCGATGGCATCCAAGGCTGCTCACTTCTTGGGGGTTTGCTATATGCAACAGGAGGCCCCTGATTACGCGGCCGCTTCGAAATCCTTTGCCCAAGCGTTGCAGGACTCGGATTACGAGTTGCGAGAGGAGAGTCTTGTCAATCAGGGATGGTGTCTCTACTCCTCCGCCGGGGACGCCCCGAACCGCGATCAAGATCGGCTACGCGAATCGATCGCCACGTTTGAAACGTTGCGTAAAGAATTCCCGCAAAGCTCCTTTCTTGATCGAGCGTTGTTTTACAGCGGCGAGGCAGCCTACGGACTCGGCGACGCGAAGAAAGCGATTGCCAATTACGACCAACTTCTCGCGTTGCCGACGGCCAAAGAATCTCCGCTGCGATGTGACGCACTGTACGCGAGAGGCATTGCCTACGAAGAGCTCGACCAATACGACAACGCCGTCGCATCGTTTCGCCAACTGCTAAGCAGTTGCGAGAAAAGCGATTTAGTTACCGATGTCCACCTCCGCATCGGCGATACCGCCATTCTAAAGAAAGAGTACAAGCAAGCGATCGAGTCGTTCGACGCAGCGATGAAGTCGACCGAAAACAAAGACGATCTCTCTTATGCACTATTCCGGCAAGCGTTTGCACTCGTGCAGGCGAACCAACCGGGCGAAGCGGCAAAGAAATACGAACAACTGCTGAAGGATTATCCAGATTCTTCTTACACCGCATCGGCAACCCTGGCTTCGGCACAAAGCACGTACCGCAGTGGCGACATCGAGGAAGCGGCGAAACGGTTCCAGCGTGTGTTGGAGCAAAAAAATCCTACCGCGTCCACCGAAGCCGCCCATTGGCTGGCTCGAATTCATCTGGGCAAAGGGGATTCGGCAAAAGCACTCGAAGTCATCCGTGGCCAACTCGAACGGGGTGCCGAAGGAAAATTTGTTGCGACGTTGAAGCTCGATTTGGGCGAAGCGTTATCCATGACCCCGGACACCATGAAGGAGTCGCTCGCCGCGTTTGAGCAAGCTTATCGCGACGCACCCGACGACGAATTGGCTCCGCGAGCCCTTTACAACGCAGCCTTCTCGGCGCTACAGATCAATGAGCCCAAGCGTGCGATTGAACTGGCAAGCGAATTTCTAAAAAAATTCCCCGACGACACGCTGACTCTGGACGTGTTGTTCGTGGAAGCGGAAAGCCACTTCATTTTGGGCGACACTGGCACTGCGGCGGACAAGTTCAAAGCGTTGGTTAAAAAGTCCGACGCCGGGGATACCTCACAACGTCCGCTTTGGATTTTGCGTGCTGCGACGGCGCTCAACGCAGCGAACCGGGCTCAGGAAACCCTCTCGCTGTTCAAGGAGCAATCCGCACCTTTACCCGAAAAAGCTCAACAAGCCGAAGCTCAACTGTTGCTGGGCCAAGCGTACTTGATGACCGAAAACCCCTCCGACTCAGCCAAAGCATTTCAAGCCAGCCACGACGCCGATCCGAGTTGGCCGCGAGCCTCCGAAGCGTTGTTGATGGCCGGGCAAGCGTTATTTGCAGCGGGCGATACCAAGGCGGCTCAAACCGCATGGACCACGATCATCGACCAGGACTCGAAGAGCCGGATGGCGGATCAAGCGAGATTCAAACTGGCTCAATTGGCGAGCACGCAAAAGGACGTCGCCGAAGCCAGCCGACTCTACGACGAGATCGTGGCCTCCGGGGCCGACCCCGGTTTGATGCCGTACGCGTATTACGGTCGCGCTCGCTTGTTGATGGAGCATGGCAAGCACAAAGAAGCCATGACTTCACTCGATACGCTTTTGAAGGATTACGCCACCCACGCGATCCGCTCCGAAGCGTTACTCGCCCGCGGGATCTCCGAGCGAAACCTAGGTGAGCTCGAAGCGGCGCGAAAGGACCTTGAGGCATTCCTCGAATTGAAACCGAGCGGCTTGAATCTGGGCCACGTGCTTTACGAACTTGCGTTGATCGACCAAAAGGAAAAACATCCCGCCAAGGCGGCCACTCATCTGGAACGACTGGTCGCGGAAGTTCCCAACTACCCTGATTTTGACAAGGTCTTGTACGAACTGGGTTGGTCGTATCGCGAATCGGAAAAGCAGGACGCCGCGGTCGAGACATTCACCAAGTTGATCGCAAGATCGCCGACGTCCCCCTTGAGCGGTGAAGCGGCTTATTTCGTCGGCCAACATGCCTACGAGAACAAAAACTGGGACGAGGCGGCCAAGTACTTCCTTACCTCGGCCGAGCAGACCACCGATCCCAAGCTTGCCGAAAAGGCATTCTATCGCCTTGGGTGGTCGCGATTCAAAGAAGCGAGATTTGATGAAGCTGAGAAAGCGTTTCAGCAACAGGCGGAAAAGCACCCCGATGGGACGCTCGCCTTCGACGCCTTGATGATGGTCGGCGAATGTCGTTTCAACGAAGGCAAACACGAAGCCGCATTGGCAGGCTACGCCGCCGCACGAAAACAAATCCAAGACAAAGAGGAGACCGCCAAATCGTTGCGAGATCCAGCCGATCGCCAAGCTCGAGAAATTGTGCTGCTGCACGGCGGCCAAAGTGCGGCACAGCTGAAGAAATGGGATGACGCGATCGCGTGGTACGACGAACTTCGTGAGCGGTTCCCAGCGACGCACTATTTAGCACAGGTCTTTTACGAAACCGGCTTCGCTTACCAGCAAACCGGCAATAACGACAAGGCACTGCAAATGTTTGGGGAGGTCGCCGACAACTATCGCAATGAAGTGGCGGCCCGGGCGCGGTTCATGATCGGAGAGATCCATTTTGCCAATCGACGCCTCGATCTGGCGATCCCCGAATTCCAAAAAGTGATGTACGGATTCGGTGCCGAACAAGCCCCCGAGCCGATTAAGAATTGGCAAGCAAAAAGCGGATTCGAGGCTGGCCGTTGTAGCGAGTTACTGATCCAGCAAGCTCAAACCCCCGCGGCAAAGCAAAAATCGTTTGATTTCGCTGTCCGTTTTTTCCAATACGTCATCGCCAAGCATCCGCAGCACGAATTGGCTGAAAAAGCAAAGACGCAATTAGAGGCTTTGAAAAAATAG
- a CDS encoding ExbD/TolR family protein, translating to MAVEIKKSTVAGTLSLTPLIDVVFLLLIFFLVTSEFEEQERRIDIALPTATSAVPMTSKPREIVIDINAAGTVYVGGKESTIDALLELLRNAVANNPISQSVIIRADRATAFQPVVSVMDACNRTGISDYSVTTTDGPEQKQNPEQ from the coding sequence ATGGCTGTTGAAATCAAAAAATCGACTGTCGCGGGAACGCTCAGCCTAACGCCATTGATTGACGTGGTTTTTCTGCTGCTGATTTTCTTTCTCGTGACCAGCGAGTTTGAAGAACAGGAACGTCGCATCGACATCGCGTTGCCGACCGCGACCAGTGCGGTGCCGATGACGAGTAAACCGCGTGAAATCGTGATCGACATCAATGCCGCGGGCACGGTTTACGTCGGAGGAAAAGAATCCACGATCGATGCGTTACTCGAGCTACTTCGGAACGCGGTGGCTAATAATCCTATCAGCCAATCCGTCATCATCCGCGCCGATCGCGCGACCGCGTTTCAACCGGTCGTCAGCGTCATGGACGCTTGCAATCGAACCGGGATCAGCGATTATTCCGTCACCACGACGGATGGGCCCGAGCAAAAGCAAAATCCTGAGCAGTAG